The DNA segment CCAGAAGATACAGATAGATGGATACTTGGAGAATTATCGAAACTGATAGAGGATGTAAAGAAGAGCTATGATGAGTATGCATTTAATGATGTTGCAACATCGATCAGAGACTTCACTTGGAATGTATTTGCATCCAATTATGTAGAGATGGTGAAAGGTAGGGCTTATGGTCAATTTTTTTCTAAGAAAGAGCAAAGGGCGGTCTGGTTCACTCTACATGAATGCCTCGAGAATATACTTTTATTGTTGGCTCCAATTATTCCATTCTTTACAGAGCATGTATGGTCCATGCTGTATGGTGGAGCGAGCATACATCTTAAGCGATTTCCAAAAGTTAAATGGAGCAAGAACCTAAATAAATTAACTCAAAAAATTCTTGATTTCAACTCTTTCGTCTGGAACAAAAAGAAAGAGGAAAAGTTATCACTAAAGAATCCAATCGAAGTAAAAGTTCCTGAAGAACTAATGATCTTCTTCAAGGACTTAAAGGTTATGCACAACATCATTAAATAAGTTTGAAGAATGTTTAAGTAATGCTTTTTGGAGTTTGGAAATAGTAATGTCATCCCAGATGGACACCGGACTCAAAGATAATAGTAGAACTGTAGATAAAGGTAAAAAGAAATCGAAGATTAAAGAGAGGATTATGCTGGAGAACGAGCTTCCTGAAAGTGTTACAGCAAGATTAGATGCAGATTTACTTATCATTAAAGGACCTTTAGGCGAATGTAAGAAGGATTTCTCTAAGATAAAGACTCAAGTTTTACATAACGGAAATAAAATAATTATACAATCCTTGGGTAAAAAGAAGTTCGACATTAGCGTTGCCAATACTGTAAGATCGATTATAAGGAATATGATCAAAGGTGTAACTGAGGGCTTTACCTATAAACTCAAGATAGTGTTCGCACACTTCCCGATTTCTGTGAAGGCGAAGGATAACAACGTGATCATTGAGAACTTTTACGGAGAGAGGTCTCCACGTATAGCGAAAATAGTAGGTGATTGTAAAGTGATGTTTGAGGGGGATGATGTCATCGTCAAAGGTGTCTCATTAGAGGATGTTGGTCAGACAGCGGCAAATATAGAACAAGCAACAAAAGTGAAAAAGAAAGATCAAAGAGTCTTCCTCGACGGGATTTATGTATATGAAAAACAGAAGGGATGATAATAAATTGGCAAAAGTTAAAACAAAAACCTCTAAGACTAGAAAAAAGAAAGAAAAGAGTATTAAAGAACTCTTAAAGATTAGAGATAGCATAGATGATAAACGCCCTAAGTTTATTAGGCAAGAATCTTGGAGGTACAAACGACTAGATAAGGCTTGGAGGAAGCCGAAAGGCATAGACAATAAGATGCGTCGCAGAGTTAAAGGCTGGCCTCAAATAGTGAAAGTTGGTTATCGGGGACCGAAGATAACTAGAGGAATCCACCCTTCAGGTTACAGAGATGTATTAGTTCATAATATGGGAGAACTTGAAGGCCTAGATCCTGAAAAAGATGCAGCAAGGTTAGCTTCAACTTTAGGGGCAAAAAAGCGTACTGAATTGATAGGGAGGGCTAAAGAACTAGGCATAAAAGTATTAAATCCAAGAGTTATTAGAAAGATTAAGTCGAAAGAAATTCAAGAATAAAAAGTAATAGTGGATTAATTCTATCGTCTTATATGTTGTGTATAATTCTTATTAGTTTGCCAGTAAAATTGTGTGAATATGATGTAAAACTAATAAAAATGTACAGTTAAATTTTTTAAAAAGACATTATGAAGAAATTCTAAATCAGACTGTTATCAAGAAAGATTTAAGGGAGAGCAACAATTGGGAATGTAGAGCGGGCCTCAACTTAATTACTAATAGAGAATTGATGAATGATGAACTTGAGTAACAAGAAAGTAATGGCAGCAAAAGTCCTCAAGGTAGGGGTGAACAGGGTTAGGATCGACCCTGAAAATCTTGATCGTGTAGTTGATGCCATTACTAAGGATGATATTCGTGCCCTCATAAGAGAAGGTACGATCTGGACTGAACCTATCAAAGGCATTTCTCGTGGTCGTACTAGAAAGAGAAGAGCTTCAAGGAAAAAGCGTGGAAGAGGTAGCGGCTCAAAGAAAGGCACTTCTGGTGCAAGATCTCCCAAGAAAAGATTATGGATTAATAAAGTTCGGGCTACAAGAAATCATTTGAAGAAAGCTAGAGAGAGAGGAGATATTACGGGTGAAGTATTTAAAAAGCTTTATTCACAAATAAAAGGTGGTCAGATCAAATCGGTCAGACATCTTAAGGATGAGATAAGTCTAAGTCGGAGGAGATGAGATCGTGCGTAGTCGATATATTTCTATTCTGCGCAGAAGGCGAGAAGGAAAAACCAATTATAGAAAAAGGAAAGCTATAATCATGAGCAAACTACCTTTCGTTTCAATTTTTATAGGTAAAAAGAATATCTTAGTTCAGATATCATTACCTCAAAAAGAAGGTGATTTGACTTTAACATCTGCCCACTCAAGAGAGCTAATGAAGTATGGATGGTTGGCCTCAAGAAAGAATATTCCTACAGCATATCTTGTAGGTTTATTGACTGGACTCAAAGCGAGGGGTAAGATAGATAAAGCAGTTTTATACTTAGGTTTGAAACACTTCATGTACAACTCTCGTATCACAGCAATAATGAAAGGACTATTAGATGCAGGTATATCGATACCTGTAGAAGAAGAAATATTACCATCAGAAGAGAGGCTTAAAGGGGGACATATCGCAGATTATGCCAAGTATCTATTGGAAAGTGATAAAGATCTTTATAAAAAAAGGTTTTCAGAATTAATTGGTAAAGGCCTTAATCCAGAGTCTCTTCCAGAGCATTTTGAAGAGATTCGAAAAAAAATAATTGATGTTTTTGAGGTGAAAAAGAAGTGAGAAAACGACGTAGAGAAAGCAGACAAATAATCCAAGAACCTTGGACGCCCAGAACAAGATTGGGGTCTCTTGTAGCAACAGGAAAGATCACTACATTAGAAGAGATATTTGAAAATGGTATGAAGATAAAGGAACCAAGCATAGTAAAAACACTCTTACCAGACCTAAAAACGAATGTTATTGGTGCGGGGATAGTTCAAAAGCAGACAGATGCAGGTGAGCAGACTAGGTTTGTCGCTATAGTAGCCGTTGGGAATGAAGAAGGTTGGTTTGGCGTGGGGAGAGGGAAAGCCCACCAAATGAGAATAGCAATCGAGAAGGCGACCAACGACTCTTTATTGAGTATAATACCAGTAAAATTAGGTTGCGGTAGTTGGGAATGTAGATGCATGGGCCTCCACTCAATTCCATTCAAGACTACAGGTAAGTGTGGAAGTGTCAGAATAGTGATGATTCCAGGCCCAAAGGGACTCGGACTTGTAGCTGGAGAAAAGATCAGAATTTTACTATCTCTCGCTGGAATAAAGGATGCTTGGACAAGAACTTATGGCTCTACAAGTACCATATCATCTGTAGCTTATGCGGTATATGATGCCTTAAAGAATATTCATAGTTTGAATATAAGATAAAGTTGAAAAGCTTTGAACAAGAACCTTTTGGTTGTCAGGCTTCGGGGAACTGTTAATGTTCGAGAGCCTGTAAGAAGAACTCTTGAACAACTTCATCTAACAAAAAGGTTTAGAGCAACAATTATTCCAGACACGCCAGAGTATAGAGGAATGTTATTGGCCTCTAAGGAACTTGTTGGGTGGTGCCCTGTGGATTCGTCTCTTATCTCGAAATTGATAAAAAATAGAGGGCGAAAGGGAGGATGGAAGCCTTTAACTTATAACGATATCAAGAAATTGGGGTTTAAAGGCTTTCGGGGCATAGCAAAATCAATAGATGAAGGAAAGACTGCTTTGAAGGAAATCGAGGGTATGAATCCTTATTTTGCCTTATCGCCACCAAAAGGGGGTTTTAAACGATCAACAAGGCGTCTATACACTCAAGGAGGAATTTTGGGTGAAAATCCTGAACTTGTTTCTATTGTTGCGAATATGATCTAAGTTAGTTATAATCATTAACTTTTTTAATTTGGTGAATTACCAAGTTTAACAAGAGGTGTTGAACATACCTACTCGATTGAAAAAGACAAGAAAATTGAGAGGGTCAAGGACTTGCGGTTATGGCCGAGTAGGTCAGCATAGGAAAAGCGGCGGCAGAGGAGGAAAAGGAAAAGCTGGCCTCAAGAAGCATAAATGGACTTGGGTTGTGAAGTACGCACCAGATTACTTTGGCAAGCATGGTTTCAAACCGCCTACTAGTGTACTTATCAAGAAATGGATCAATGTCGGTCAACTAAATGAGATATATAATAAACTCTTGAAGGAGAATAAGATAGAACAAAAGGACGATAAGGTTTTGATCGATCTCATCAAGTTGGGCTATGATCGACTCCTCGGAAATGGCGAAGTTAAAAGTAGTTATCATATAATTACTAAATCATTCACAAAGATTGCAAAGGCTAAAATAGAAAAAGCTGGAGGATTAATAACTACAAGGTAAATGTGATGAGTAGTCTTTATGGATTCCTAAAAGGCATATCTACTATCCTGCCTGAGGTCCCTCCACCTCAAAGGAAACTTTCCTTAACAATGAAGTTA comes from the Candidatus Methylarchaceae archaeon HK02M2 genome and includes:
- a CDS encoding 50S ribosomal protein L6; its protein translation is MEIVMSSQMDTGLKDNSRTVDKGKKKSKIKERIMLENELPESVTARLDADLLIIKGPLGECKKDFSKIKTQVLHNGNKIIIQSLGKKKFDISVANTVRSIIRNMIKGVTEGFTYKLKIVFAHFPISVKAKDNNVIIENFYGERSPRIAKIVGDCKVMFEGDDVIVKGVSLEDVGQTAANIEQATKVKKKDQRVFLDGIYVYEKQKG
- a CDS encoding 50S ribosomal protein L19e, translating into MSNKKVMAAKVLKVGVNRVRIDPENLDRVVDAITKDDIRALIREGTIWTEPIKGISRGRTRKRRASRKKRGRGSGSKKGTSGARSPKKRLWINKVRATRNHLKKARERGDITGEVFKKLYSQIKGGQIKSVRHLKDEISLSRRR
- a CDS encoding 30S ribosomal protein S5; translated protein: MRKRRRESRQIIQEPWTPRTRLGSLVATGKITTLEEIFENGMKIKEPSIVKTLLPDLKTNVIGAGIVQKQTDAGEQTRFVAIVAVGNEEGWFGVGRGKAHQMRIAIEKATNDSLLSIIPVKLGCGSWECRCMGLHSIPFKTTGKCGSVRIVMIPGPKGLGLVAGEKIRILLSLAGIKDAWTRTYGSTSTISSVAYAVYDALKNIHSLNIR
- a CDS encoding 50S ribosomal protein L18; amino-acid sequence: MRSRYISILRRRREGKTNYRKRKAIIMSKLPFVSIFIGKKNILVQISLPQKEGDLTLTSAHSRELMKYGWLASRKNIPTAYLVGLLTGLKARGKIDKAVLYLGLKHFMYNSRITAIMKGLLDAGISIPVEEEILPSEERLKGGHIADYAKYLLESDKDLYKKRFSELIGKGLNPESLPEHFEEIRKKIIDVFEVKKK
- a CDS encoding 50S ribosomal protein L15; this encodes MNIPTRLKKTRKLRGSRTCGYGRVGQHRKSGGRGGKGKAGLKKHKWTWVVKYAPDYFGKHGFKPPTSVLIKKWINVGQLNEIYNKLLKENKIEQKDDKVLIDLIKLGYDRLLGNGEVKSSYHIITKSFTKIAKAKIEKAGGLITTR
- a CDS encoding 50S ribosomal protein L32e, which produces MAKVKTKTSKTRKKKEKSIKELLKIRDSIDDKRPKFIRQESWRYKRLDKAWRKPKGIDNKMRRRVKGWPQIVKVGYRGPKITRGIHPSGYRDVLVHNMGELEGLDPEKDAARLASTLGAKKRTELIGRAKELGIKVLNPRVIRKIKSKEIQE
- a CDS encoding uL30 family ribosomal protein; translation: MNKNLLVVRLRGTVNVREPVRRTLEQLHLTKRFRATIIPDTPEYRGMLLASKELVGWCPVDSSLISKLIKNRGRKGGWKPLTYNDIKKLGFKGFRGIAKSIDEGKTALKEIEGMNPYFALSPPKGGFKRSTRRLYTQGGILGENPELVSIVANMI